Genomic segment of Myxococcus stipitatus:
GCGCGGCTGGGTGTGCAGAACTACCTGCTGCCCAAGAGCTTCCTCCAGGACTTCAGCCAGGTGGGGCTCGCGCGGCAGACGATGCGCCGCGCGGACGGCGTCCACAACAACGCGCAGGGCAGCGGAGATCTGCAGGACGACCCGCGCGGGCTCGAGGGCAATGTCTACCTGCTGCCCTGGGAGCGCATCGCCATCGTCACCGACACCTGGGCGCTGACCAAGGAGCAGAAGGTGGAGCGCGGCACGAAGGACGGCGACGAGGAGGGCCTCTACGTGCGCGTGGCCCAGGTCTACAAGAACCAGGACAACTCGGGCTACACCCAGATGACCTCGCCCGCCGAGGCCTTCGTCAACGAGGCGACCCAGGAAGTGCTCAGCCCCGACGTCGCGCTGGACCAGATGGACCCGGGTGACGACCCGCGCGAGCCCAGCCTCTCCATCGTCCCGTTCCCGGAGAGCGGCGGGCCGAAGCAGGACGTGGAGCAGTACGGCAGCAGCGCCAGCTACTTCAACAGCGAGTGGCGTGACTGGGATGCCGACAACAACGAGGCCACCCACAACGCCCGGGGGAACAACTACCTGGGCTGCTCTTCTCCGGAGAGCTGCTGATGCCTTCCTCGTCGAGCCTGGTCATTCGGGTCCCCGCGCTGCTGTTCTCCGTCGCGGTGGTGGGCGCGTTGATTGGCTTTACCTGGGAGGGGGCTGTCTATGGCAAGCGCGCGGTCTCGGAGGAGTGGTCTCCGCCGCCGTCGCTGGATGATGCGCCCGAGGCGAAGGCCGCGCGCACTCCCGAGGAGGACGCGGCGCTGAAGCGGGCGCTGGTGCACTTCCCCGCGTACCCCAGGGCCAGCCGCGCGGAGCTGCTCGCGGTGGACTACCTGGGGCCGGACGTGCCCATCGCGGTGGCGTGGTTCAGCACGCAGGACACGCCCGAGCAGGTGCTGTCGCACTACGAGAAGGTGCTCCTGGACAAGGGGCTGCCGGTGCTCGGGGAGCGCCATGGCGTCAACGGCGGGTGGGTGGGCTACTGGAGCCCGGCGAAGGAGGAGATGCGGCTCATCTCCGTGCTGGCGCAGGGCGGGGAGACGCTGGGCTTCGTGTCCGCGGGCCAGGTGGGGCCGCTGCTCAAGCGCGCGTCGAGCGTGCCCGCGTGGATGCCGCTGCCGGCGGAGCTGAGTGAGCCGGTGACGCTCTCCTTCAACATGGAGGGGGCCTCGCACCACGTGGTCGCCGGCAAGCTGCCGGAGGGGACTCCCACGGAAGTCGGAGCGCGCTACCGCGAGCTGCTCACCCAGAAGGGCTGGGAGGTGGGCGCGGTGGAGCAGGTGGACGTGGGCGGAATCGCCTTCGAGGTGATTCGCGGCACCACGCTGGGGCGGGCCACGGTGCGTCCGCGCCTGCCCGAGCCGGGCGTCGAGGTTCAACTCTCACTGCTCCAGCGAGGAGCCACGCCGTGAAAGACGTGAAGGGTCAGGTCATGGCGAAGACTTCCAGCAACCTCCGAGGCAGCCGCGCGCGCGGGCAGTCGATGGTGGAGTACGCCATCATCACCTCCGCGCTGATGGGCTTCACCGTGATGGGCTGGCCGTTCCTGGTGCAGTTGCTCAACGCGCTGCACAAGTACTTCAACTCCATCTACTACGTGATTCAGTCTCCCATCCCGTAGGCAGGGACCGTCAGGCGGGCTTCACTTCTGGCTCGGGCGGTCCGGCGGCGTGTGCTCGCGCTGGAGGATGAGTGGGACGGCGTATGCGGATGACGCGAACCGGCTGCTGACGGGCGTGGACGCGGCCGTGAAGCGCGAGTTCGAGCGGGATGTCTTCGGCAACAGCCTGGTGGAGCGCCTGGATGGGCGGAAGCGGACGCCCGAAGGCCCCGAGCGGGTCGTGACCTGGCTCGAGTCCCTCGGCGTTCGCATCACCGAAGTCTGCTCCCGAGGGTGATCGTCACGACGGTGTGACGATTCAGGCCCGCTGAGTGGTCTTACGTGTTTCCCGCCAGACATTGTTTCAGTGCGACGCGTCTCGTGGGTTCCCACCAGACCGTGCCTGTATTTCTTTCAGCGCCACCGTGAAGAATGTACAGAGCAGCCCTCTGTAATTCCTTACTCCGGGTGTGGCGTTGTTGCTGCTTCTGTGTGGTGAAGGACAGTGCGGGCTTGGAGGGGAAGTAAGGGTGTTGTGGTTTTGTCGATCTCACTGTGTGTGTGGTAGTGATTGGCCCATGCGACGTCGCCTCTGCTTTGGATATGCAAGGGCACAGTCAGGACAAGCGGCGGTGGAGACCGCGGTTGTCCTGCCGCTCTTCGTGTTTCTCATTCTGGGCGTGCTTCAGCTGGGCCTGATGCACCAGGCGCGGCTGCTGACGAAGTACGCCGCATACAAAGCGGTCCGCACCGGTTCGCTTCGCAGCGCCAGCGTCTCGGAGATGGAGCATGCCGCGGTCGCGGTGATGCTGCCGATGCTGGGCAAGCGCTCATCCGGCGCGGGGAGCATCGAGTACGTCCGTTCGGTCGGCAGCGGGCAGGAGTTCGCGACGAAGTGGAATGAGCTGAAGAACAACCAGATGGCGGAGACGGACCTGAAGAACGTGGAGGTCACCATCTGCGGACCGACGCAGGAAGACGTCGGGAGTGGTGGGGGGGAGCTCGACTTCGACGACCCGAGTGTCGCCACCTCGGGGGACTGGCGTCAGAGCATGCGCACGAAGCTGCGCGTCCAGGTGACGTTCAACTACCGGCTCGTCATCCCCTTCGCGGACTGGGTCATCTACCAGGCGGCGCGTGGCCGCGAGATTGGGATGCACCTGCGCATGGGGAAGGTGAAGGCGGCCGAGCAGGCCAAGGTGTCCAAGCGCAAGTTCGGAAGCAAGAACAAGGGGGAGAACCCCTACGAGAGCGCGGCGTCGAGGGGCATCTACATCGCGCCCATCCGCGCCACGTACACCATGCGGATGCAGTCGAATCTGGTGGCCGACGACGACATCCCCGCGAGGAACGAATGCATCTTCCCGTTCGCCTACTGAGCCGGATGCGCCGCCGCACCCAGCGCGGGCAGGCCATCGTCCTGGGCTCGCTGTCCTTCCTGGTGCTCGCGTTGATGGTGACGCTGAGCTTCAACCTGAGCCACGCGCTGCGGCAGAAGATGTCGCTCCAGCAGCACAGCGACGCCATGGCGTACTCCATGGCGGTGCTGGAGGCGCGCGCGCTCAACTACTACGCGGTCAGCAACCGGGCCATCGCCGGCTCCTACGTGGCGATGAACAGCCTGCACGCGTACATGGCCGCCGCGAGCGTCACGGGGGAGATGCTGAGGGCCGGCGAGAGTAACTTCAACAAGATCGCCGCTGCTGAGCTGGCCAAGTGTCTTGCTTGCAGATGTAGCTGCTGCAAGCACGCGGCCGATGCCAAGAAGGTCGCGAACAAGTTCGGCAAGAAAGCAAGGGAGTATGACCGCGACGCGCGAGCCCTTGAAGGAGACTTCAGGACGGCCATGGAGGGCTTGGACCTCATGGTGGACAATCTTCACAAGTCCCAGGCGGAGGTCCACGCGAGGACCGCGCAGGCCGTGAAGGACGGCTCAAGCCACGGTCTGGCTCAGCTGAAGGAAGACACCGCACCCAAGGCGAGTGAGTTGAGCTCGGCTGTGGGGGCCCTCAATGAGAACGAGTTCAACTGCGCGGTGGATGGAAAGACATGTAAGGGCAGCGTGGAAAGTACCTCCAATGAGGCTCGCGCCCGCGTCATGACTGAGATTGGGAACGCGAGCCGCTCGGCATGGCCTTCGAACCGGACGGGGACGAAGCACCTCCACCCGGAGTTCCTCGACGAGTTCCGAAAGATTCCAGATGAGGGCGTCTATCGCATCTCGGGACACAAGGGCTCCGCCAAGACGGTGGTCGACAAAGAGGCGATC
This window contains:
- a CDS encoding TadE family protein, encoding METAVVLPLFVFLILGVLQLGLMHQARLLTKYAAYKAVRTGSLRSASVSEMEHAAVAVMLPMLGKRSSGAGSIEYVRSVGSGQEFATKWNELKNNQMAETDLKNVEVTICGPTQEDVGSGGGELDFDDPSVATSGDWRQSMRTKLRVQVTFNYRLVIPFADWVIYQAARGREIGMHLRMGKVKAAEQAKVSKRKFGSKNKGENPYESAASRGIYIAPIRATYTMRMQSNLVADDDIPARNECIFPFAY